One genomic region from Lujinxingia vulgaris encodes:
- a CDS encoding pectinacetylesterase family protein, translating to MKMMKTMKIALALLLGGALLAGCVIAPGLSRGENPQVEVEVWREGRPLQPERWYYVEAQGARCANGSPVGVGVNAGRSSRDLLVYFNGGGACWDAMSCGILETAANTEIRYSSDQLAKEVHPLAEAGVLSRKDAINPLAAANFMFVPYCTGDLHAGYTQTTYPGLGLEGPVYHQGRRNVELFIERARELFPEVERVWLLGVSAGGYAVSLNFELFNASFEGAEVHAYADASPWLTLEDERWEEWRTNWAMTLPEACEGCLENSELIPSRLAQRYPESRFALSVFSHDAVISTYFGAAPSRFAELLEEHLSSYYQEHPNMRVFVAEGGDHETLLQLRTLTGRDERRLESFYRAWVTGEVSDAQAAE from the coding sequence ATGAAAATGATGAAGACGATGAAGATCGCGCTGGCGCTGCTCCTGGGGGGAGCGCTTCTGGCGGGCTGTGTGATCGCCCCGGGGTTAAGCCGCGGTGAGAACCCGCAGGTCGAGGTGGAGGTCTGGCGCGAGGGCCGCCCCCTTCAGCCCGAGCGCTGGTACTACGTCGAGGCGCAGGGCGCGCGCTGCGCCAACGGCTCGCCAGTGGGCGTGGGCGTCAACGCGGGCCGCTCCAGCCGCGATCTTCTGGTGTACTTCAACGGCGGCGGCGCCTGCTGGGATGCGATGAGCTGCGGCATCTTAGAGACCGCCGCCAACACCGAGATCCGCTACTCCAGCGACCAGCTCGCAAAAGAGGTCCACCCGCTGGCCGAGGCCGGCGTGCTCAGCCGCAAAGACGCCATCAACCCGCTGGCCGCTGCCAACTTTATGTTTGTGCCCTACTGCACCGGCGATCTTCATGCCGGCTACACCCAGACGACCTACCCGGGCCTGGGGCTGGAGGGGCCGGTCTACCACCAGGGGCGACGAAACGTGGAGCTTTTTATTGAGCGCGCTCGCGAGCTCTTTCCCGAGGTGGAGCGGGTCTGGCTGCTGGGTGTGAGCGCCGGCGGCTACGCGGTCTCCCTGAACTTTGAGCTCTTCAACGCGTCCTTCGAGGGCGCCGAGGTGCACGCCTACGCCGATGCCTCACCCTGGCTCACTCTGGAAGATGAGCGCTGGGAGGAGTGGCGCACCAACTGGGCGATGACGCTGCCCGAGGCCTGCGAGGGCTGTCTGGAGAACAGCGAGCTCATCCCGAGCCGTCTGGCGCAGCGCTACCCGGAGTCGCGCTTTGCGCTCTCGGTCTTTTCGCATGACGCGGTGATCTCAACCTACTTCGGCGCGGCGCCTTCGCGATTTGCGGAGCTGCTCGAAGAGCATTTAAGCTCGTATTATCAAGAACATCCCAACATGCGGGTGTTTGTGGCGGAGGGCGGCGATCATGAGACGCTTCTGCAGCTGCGCACGTTGACCGGCCGCGATGAGCGCCGGCTGGAGAGCTTCTATCGGGCGTGGGTCACAGGAGAGGTGAGCGATGCGCAGGCGGCGGAGTAG